Proteins from one Parasteatoda tepidariorum isolate YZ-2023 chromosome 4, CAS_Ptep_4.0, whole genome shotgun sequence genomic window:
- the LOC107444564 gene encoding m7GpppX diphosphatase, giving the protein MAVDLTTGSYDEEGIFNKHNAPSKSSEKITPVNDFCSLKNFRVLKVLKECSHKKTLVVEGRFVGDDRRAIIAIEKMPFDSRDLSRMFTSESRVELKFRNDIYAKYHVYPQNGFNGISIKVIHPANEKDFSKYVDEPVVMVCEMKILYDRIVAPHFKAMFQQQATIDVNSSNLLFADSSEDTKFVLLKEEMNDCTCANNHVRGKAIIQKPDLLSLRDLTSSEIPLLKKVKKACLEKMSKEYKIPTSQLECYVHYPPQTFPFQIIFESVERHEKIPVGKVHDLDYIISSLQLKPDYYQTVTLSYFISEKDPLARKIKELNLSTSNNK; this is encoded by the exons ATGGCTGTAGATTTGACTACCGGATCTTATGACGAAGAAGggatatttaataaacataatgcGCCTTCTAAATCGTCGGAAAAGATAACCCCGGTGAATGACTTTTGCTCTCTTAAAAACTTTCGtgtcttaaaagttttaaaggaaTGTTCTcacaaaaaaactttagttGTAGAAGGTCGATTTGTAGGCGATGATAGGAGAGCAATCATAGCCATTGAAAAAATGCCTTTCGACTCCAGAGATTTAAGTAGAATGTTTACTTCTGAATCTCGGGttgaactgaaatttagaaatgatatTTATGCTAAGTATCATGTTTACCCTCAAAACGGATTTAATG gtaTTTCTATAAAAGTTATACATCCTGctaatgaaaaagatttttccaaATATGTTGATGAACCAGTTGTTATGGTATGTGAGATGAAAATCTTGTATGACCGGATAGTTGCACCTCATTTTAAAGCTATGTTTCAGCAACAG GCTACAATTGATGTAAATTCAAGTAATCTACTCTTTGCTGATTCAAGCGAAGAtacaaaatttgttcttttgaaagaagaaatgaaCGATTGCACTTGTGCTAATAACCATGTTCGAGGTAAAGCAATTATTCAGAAACCAGATTTGTTGTCATTGAGAGATCTTACTTCATCTGAAATTCCATTACTCAAAAAAGTCAAGAAAGCATGTTtg gAGAAGATGAGCAAAGAGTACAAGATTCCAACATCCCAGTTAGAGTGCTATGTCCATTATCCACCACAAACATTcccatttcaaataatatttgaatccGTGGAAAGACATGAAAAGATTCCAGTTGGAAAAGTTCATGATCTAGACTACATTATTTCTAGTCTTCAACTTAAACCAGATTACTATCAAACAGTTACTTTATCTTATTTCATATCTGAGAAAGATCCCCTGGCAAGAAAGATTAAGGAACTAAATCTCTCCACGTCCAAcaacaaatag